One genomic window of Fusarium fujikuroi IMI 58289 draft genome, chromosome FFUJ_chr01 includes the following:
- a CDS encoding related to CCAAT-binding factor HAPB protein, with translation MDYSQYQQGQNTHPGYANSATANNIASPTNTIPQHTVQSSPVIASQQQQTQPQGHNMYGPQYGVAQQGMHYAMPGIQAAAMAATAAASGTNYGYMSSDPNIPQSSPRMGANAKKDGRQSPRMNSMPQIPGRRMSQVTSPGVATAPMMSHAGARPGVAPSQMPAPQMQHPQSPEMPAASGAEESPLYVNAKQFHRILKRRVARQKLEEQLRLTSKGRKPYLHESRHNHAMRRPRGPGGRFLTAEEVAAMDREGEKSVDGKDNSAGESSGTMGTKRKSEAGSATSNKKAKTDTASPGDEDEDEG, from the coding sequence ATGGACTACAGTCAATACCAACAAGGCCAAAATACACATCCCGGTTACGCGAACTCTGCTACTGCTAATAACATCGCTTCACCAACGAATACCATTCCCCAGCACACGGTACAATCCTCACCTGTCAtcgcttctcaacagcaacaaactCAACCACAAGGACACAACATGTACGGACCACAATACGGAGTGGCACAACAGGGCATGCACTATGCGATGCCTGGTATACAGGCGGCCGCGATGGCAGCAACCGCCGCTGCTTCTGGCACGAACTATGGCTATATGTCCTCAGATCCCAATATTCCTCAAAGTTCACCCCGCATGGGTGCCAATGCCAAAAAGGACGGACGACAATCGCCTCGAATGAACAGCATGCCCCAAATACCCGGCCGTCGAATGAGCCAGGTTACGAGTCCCGGCGTTGCGACGGCGCCCATGATGAGCCATGCCGGTGCTCGACCAGGCGTCGCCCCATCTCAGATGCCCGCTCCCCAGATGCAACACCCGCAATCCCCGGAGATGCCAGCCGCGAGTGGTGCGGAGGAGTCGCCACTTTATGTGAACGCTAAGCAATTCCATCGTATCCTCAAGCGTCGTGTTGCTCGACAGAAACTTGAGGAACAGCTCCGACTGACGTCTAAAGGACGCAAGCCATATCTGCACGAGTCACGCCACAATCATGCTATGCGTAGACCTCGCGGCCCTGGTGGACGTTTCCTCACTGCCGAGGAGGTGGCAGCAATGGACCGCGAAGGTGAAAAGAGTGTCGATGGCAAAGATAATTCTGCTGGGGAAAGCTCTGGCACTATGGGAACAAAGCGCAAGTCTGAAGCCGGCTCGGCCACCTCAAACAAGAAAGCTAAGACGGACACAGCCAGCCCaggggatgaagatgaagatgagggttGA